Proteins from a genomic interval of Medicago truncatula cultivar Jemalong A17 chromosome 3, MtrunA17r5.0-ANR, whole genome shotgun sequence:
- the LOC11437130 gene encoding probable prolyl 4-hydroxylase 3, which yields MTSKVMRSQQYPTFINSGEKNNKVERKTGLLVLLTERKDENIINLTERKDQWTEILSSVPRASMYHNFLSKEECEHLINLAKPFMARSLVVDGVTGEVKESSSRTSSGMFLDRGKDKIVQNIERRIADITSVPIENGEGLHVIHYGVGQKCEPHYDYTSDGVVTKNGGPRVATVLMYLSDVEEGGETVFPDAQPNFTSVSKCSGDGLSVKPKMGDALLFWSMKPDGTLDTSSLHGGSPVIRGNKWASTKWLHLRECKLSGTTHAEKVTLVPTNMLP from the exons ATGACCTCTAAGGTCATGCGAAGTCAACAATATCCGACATTTATCAACTCAG GTGAGAAGAATAACAAGGTTGAGAGAAAGACCGGCTTATTAGTATTACTGACGGAAAGGAAGGATGAAAACATCATAAA TTTGACGGAAAGGAAGGATCAATGGACTGAAATTCTGTCATCTGTTCCAAGAGCTTCCATGTATCACAATTTTCTG TCAAAAGAAGAATGTGAGCATTTGATCAATCTTGCCAAGCCTTTCATGGCAAGATCACTTGTTGTCGATGGCGTAACTGGAGAGGTTAAAGAAAGCAG CTCTCGAACTAGTTCAGGAATGTTTCTGGATAGAGGAAAGGACAAAATTGTCCAGAATATTGAACGGAGAATTGCTGATATTACCTCCGTACCAATAG AGAATGGAGAAGGACTTCATGTTATTCACTATGGAGTCGGGCAAAAATGTGAGCCTCATTACGATTACACCTCTGATGGGGTCGTCACTAAGAATGGAGGCCCACGAGTTGCTACAGTTCTTATGTATCT GTCTGACGTTGAAGAAGGTGGTGAGACTGTATTTCCTGATGCTCAGCCCAACTTTACTTCTGTATCCAAATGTTCTGGAGATGGTCTATCAGTGAAACCAAAAATGGGCGACGCTCTGCTGTTTTGGAGCATGAAGCCAGATGGCACACTAGATACTTCTAGTTTACACG GCGGTAGTCCAGTAATTAGAGGAAATAAATGGGCTTCAACTAAGTGGCTGCATCTTCGGGAGTGCAAACTTTCGGGCACTACACATGCAG